The Juglans regia cultivar Chandler chromosome 11, Walnut 2.0, whole genome shotgun sequence genome contains the following window.
TACTTTCAGAAGAAAAAAGCTGCTCTTCACCTGAGCCCTCACCAACCAAAGCTTGCTGGAGgaataaaacaaagaaagcatGATATTGCAATTATCCAGGAATGAACACGGCAGTCTTTTTCTGAAGCttataaagaagaaaaggatACCATTCAATTGATAATAGGACTCGTGAAAATCACAACCATCATCTCATAGTTGACATTAAGTTATCACTTGTAATTAAGCAATAGATGACAGATAGTTCTCGACAAAggggaaaataataaaataatatatatatatatatatatatggcatgtgTGGGCCCCTGATCATGCAGAGGAACAAAATCCAGGCAGTATCTCAGATTCAGATGTACAGTTTGCCAGCATACACACCACAATAACATCTGCTAATTTCCAGAGAAAAAGGTACCAAACAATCCTGTTAAAGCATTATAGAACATTCCAAAAGCTACTTAAATTTCACAACCAATAacaggtttttaatttttacaagttATGTACCAGTAGGAGTTTCTTGTGCTGTTTGCGTTGAGGAAGAATTCCAAGGGCATCTAGCATTGATTCGTCCAGTTCTACAGAAgcaaatactcaataagtaaacAGGAAAAGAAACAGTGGTTTAGGGAGCCAAATTTCAGTAAGATAACCTTTTGTTTGCAACAAGGTAGACAGCAGGCCCAAACAACCCAATACCAGTGCATCATCCCCACTTGAGAGGCAAAAGAGCAAAGCCTCCCTACACAAAGGACAACTATGGTGATGAAAAAGAACACAACATCAAGTGAGATGATGGTCTCTGTAATAGACCATAATAGAGACAAGACAACTAACCATTAAAGAATTTAATTCTGAGTCAATGGCTGAATGCACATAACTCATAAGAGTAAGGTTGGGATTTCttattatgttataaattaataacCCTGGCACTAAGTCATCTTCAGTCAATTATGATGAGGGATTTTTCATTGGACAAGTGATCTGGACAGGATTTTTAATGGAGGGTCCTACTAAATTAGCTTCAAGTGACACAAGTAGGAATATTCGAACTGGTTCAAATATCCTAAAGTTTATATAAAGGCTAGGCTATATTGAATCATTGCCTTTTGAAAATGAGATCAAACCTAGTTCAGAGACAACGGGAAAGCAGAAAGATGTAATGTAGTGAAAGGTGAGCTGGGTGCTGCTTTGCAAAGGCACCTTAACAAAGCAAGAGCAACTTATGATGGTTGAGAGTCTTGAGACAAGGCCTTTTTATTGAGAGAAAGGGTCTTGGTGAAGAATAGTGTTATCAAAAAGACTATCTGGATGCTGCTTTGCAAAGGCACCTTAACAAAGCAAGAGCAACTTGTGATGGTTGAGACAAGGCTTTTTTATTGAGAGAAAGGGTCTTGGTGAAGAATAGTGTTATTAAAAAGACTATCTTCTAACCAACATTGAACATGCAAAATTTGTGAACTCGTCATACAACAACACCAGAAACAAAGTCTGAAGTTAGCAGTGAAGTAATTGCTATCAATATCTTACCTCAAACACAAATGGGAACCAATACAACCATTTTGAGCAATAACTGCTGCATGAATATGTGAAGAGCTAGACAAGTTTGCCACATCAACTGTTAAGTGCCCGGTATCAACCTCGTTTAGATTTTCATCTCCTGGAGGTTGACTTTCATGTATAAAACCAGGACCAGGCATGTATCCATTAAGTTTAGATTCAGAGTTGTGTTTGAAGGCCTCCACTGGAAAGAAAAGAGCAGCAGCAATGGTATTTGCTAAATCTTTGATCTTGACAATGTGCAAAATGCAGCAAATTAAATATAGAGAAGTCACAGCACCAATTTGCAGTTCCTGGATTTATAATCCACCAACATTAATCAGGAACAAAGTGCATTGAAAAAAGGTTCGATAAAAAGTTGATAAAAAGGACAAGTGACAGAAAGAACTAAAGAGTTGCCCCCTTCCTCTCAAAGTATAAaacgaaagagaaaatggaaaagaaaaaattacatacaTCAACAACTTCTATCCTTAGAGAAGGAAGGAGCAACGGAAATATCAATAGCTGcaaaatgttgtctgttattaACCTTCCAACATCAGGAATCCCAGCAGAAATAACATCACTAAAATAGTAGAGATTGTCCTCAATCTCATCTACAGCAGCAAGAATTGTAGACGTTGAGTCATGTCCCGGGTTTCTGTCTCAGTAACCAGAAGATACTTTTTAGGGCAAAGAAACATATACTGCTTATTGTTATAATTCAAAACAGTATTCTGATTCTTACTTCACAGCACCAGAGACCAATCCAGTTAGAGTGATGCACTGCTTATGGAAAAATGTAAccaagtttgaaaaataatccGCATGAATGGCACTGGTCACATATGTATTTACACCATCATCACCAACTGAAGAATGAGAACAactatattactttttttttccaaatacgTAATCGCATAgaggacaaaaagaaaataagatgagaacataaaaagagagagaataatagAAACTCACCATGATAAACATTAAGTGTCAGTGCACGTACTGCAGTGCGGATCATGTTCTCCTCATGAAAAGCATATCGTATTGCCTCAACATACAATGGAAACGAAACAACTTCATCCTAGACACATGAGAGAGAACagaattattcaaataacacAGCATGCAGAGAACAGGATAATTAATGGATATTAAATCAAGGTTATCAACCTgtaatagaatatcaaataaATCGAGCATACATAAAAGAGCAGAAAGCTTACATTCTGAGTCTTCACAAGCAGAGAGATCGTGTTCTTGTTCAACTTTCCACTTATTGCTCTTCAGAAACGACAATACAGGCAATTGAAATACCACAGTCAACAATAGAAGCTCAGGTAATATTAGGGTTGCAGAGAAACAGTGTTGATAAAGGAGAATCATCAATTATAACGAGGAAATAAAATTAGCTAAAAACAAACCTCAAGAAGGATATATAGTAAGACAACAACTCTTCATTGCCGAAGTCAAATGAATAAGTTATTAAGTAGTTCATGTGTTCATTACTGAACATATAGTCTGCAAAATTTCCAAGAGGGTAGATCATTAAATACATCCAAAATTGCTCTAGCTTGTAACTAACTGGAGAAAGTACCTACAAACTTAGGTTCACTCCTTAAGAGTCAACTTACATATAGCATGTTCCCCTTTTAGGTTCTGAATCATAATGCTAATTGTCTGCAGCAGCTGAAGTGAAACAGTCACAGTTCTGCTGATCTTTAGTACGCGTACAAACTCCCCCATGACTTGCTTCTCCATGAAAAACCTGCCAAGACCCAGTATCACAAAAAATTGGTTACAACAAAACAAAGGTATATCAAGGAACTCAAAAGCATTGAGAATTCTCACTCGAAAAAAGACGAGTCATGCTGGTCACCATATGTAATCAACTCCGCTATTGATCTCAGAGCCTCAATAACAAAGTCCTTCATGAAGAAACACCATTAGTAATATTGGTGCATAAAAGGAAATGACAGCATTCAGCTGAAGTAGGCTACAGAAAATTAATATCAGTACCTTGTTCACTTCATTGACAATTTGAACTTTCGCAAGCTGCTCAGTTAAATACCTGTACTTAACAAACAATCAGTTGatggaaaaataaagatgaagggAATTTTTCACTAGCACCATCACATATCACATTTTTCAATGAATTTTAAGACGCCACCAGTCCAGAAATGATGCAGTACTTCTAAAGCACAAGAACTGTTCTCGGGGTGGCTTGCCATTTAAGCCTCAATCAGAAATTGAATAGTACGATATTAGTGAAGGGAAAATCTGCAGTATACCATTATACATCATGCACATCCTTTGTTCAAAAGCATCGGTTCACATTCAGTATGATCTATTCATGTTTTCCATTTCTGAAAAATATAGATTGGCCGGCTAACATAAATATTGTTACATCAATTTCAGCctcaaatgttttattttttcttaccaaagccccttaaatgttttcttttctagtAAGAAAGTCAGATGGTCataattttgaagtttaaatttTGGCATAGAAACTCCTCCAACCAAGAACATACATTTTCTTTCACAGATAAATTAGACGGAGACAGTAGGTCTTGGACCCCACAACTTCTCCCTCCACCCTGCTCTTACAAGGATAGGAGATGCAATTTGAAGCCCTTAGGCATAGAAACTAATTAACACCCAATACCCATGTCCGAACCTAAAAGCTCATGGCCCCTAACACCCAAGTCACTCAGCTAAAGTGCAACTCGCAAATGCTAGAACTGAAAACTCGAGGTCCCTGACTTTCTTTTGCACACGCCAACAGGCTCAAACGATTGAGACAATATACACATATGATACTTGTTCACACTACTTCATTCCTAGGCAGTGCTAAACTACAAGTTTaaagttctctctctcccataATTTCACCGAAATCAAAGGGAGGTTAGCGTCTATGACAATGAcacatatcatttaaaaaaataataattccacCAAACttccaaaaccaaaaaatgGCTTTGGTCTATTATTAATCAGTATTctaaagggaagaaaaaaaaaaaaaagaagaagaaaagaaattgacTTTTTGGTCTTTTCCTAAAGTTTTCAACACCAATTGACTCCAAAAGTCTAAAACTGAAAATTCCCAGTCGCAGTACACTCAAATTGATCGGTCCGAAAGCGTAACACCCCTTCTAGCACATAACTACCCTAATTTGTAATTAGTTTAAGCCTACAGATAAAATAAGCGACAGAAACACGACAATTCGACAAATTTAAATAGAGTTCAGAATGATCGAGAGGCTAATCAGACCTGAGTTCGTCTAAGGAGAACCGATCCCTTGATCTCCAGAAGGAACGCCACATGATGGGGGCAATCAGAAACCTGAATTAAGCTCACAGGAATTCATTCTGAGCCGCAATCGCAAGTAATTTCTGGGACGAAAACTAAGAGTGATTCCAATTGGATCGGAGCGGCTTCAGAAAGAAGTAGAAAAATGTGTACACATACGCtccgagagagagggagtatAGCGTCCGTTTTATCGTGATCGGGGGGGAAAAGTGTGTTGGGAAATTAGGGAAACACACTATCTCTGTATTGCGGAagtgagaacaaatgattggtACGGCTTGTTGATGGAACGAGAGTGGACGTGAAACAGAGAGGAATTACCAGGAAAGCACGGTGAAGGCATTGATGGAGGTGGAGTTAGAGCTGGCAACGTCATGTGATGTCAGGATGTGGGCACGGCCTTGGTGGATTCTGGGCTCGCGTCGGGTTGAATTTGTCTCTGATGTGAGCACCAAAGAATTGGACATAAAAGCCCGGTACGAGACTTATGTCCAACCCATTCaccaaagagaaaatatatttataattgtgaattataaaattatcacgtaattatttttaaaaaaataaataaaatataatattcatatgaaaaaaattaattttttaataatagactttatttttttcaaaacgattacacaatatttacacacttcacatttgtatgtaaaattattctttacgAAATATGACTGAAAGGTCCAAAACCAGACAAATGATCCCAAGACTGATAGAATTCGATCCATAATGAGCAGTGTTGAAGTTATTGGAAGAGAAAATGGGCATAGTCAAGTATGTTTACACAAAGGCATTAGATATCTCGAGTGTTATGGATGATATGGTATTCAGCATTCAGATCATGTCATATCAAACGATGTCGTATGAATCATAAAAATAGCACATATTCCTactcttaaaattatttaagaactACTCGATAAGTTCGAGAAACTCTTTATCTTCGAGAAAGGGTTGTTGCACTTGCACTAGTCAATTGAACTTTATACAGTTTTTAAACCAAACTTccatatctttaaattttataattatcagattcttttttaatagtgcATGAAGGGTAATTCGGCCTCATAGTATCAAGAGAGGCATATGTcttcatttttttggttttatggccatttatattttaaaaaatattggatgATGTTGGGCCGACTGGTGGATCAAAGGGTAATTAATGGGCCAGATGTTAAAAGACCAATAAGTAAGTTAAATGACCCGAATACAAAGTTGGTACCCAGcttttcaaatttgattcaAAGATACACAGTATTCTCCATGACTCAACGGATAAAAGGCCCACCAATCTTCCAGAATGAAAGATAGCGGGGGAAGTAGTTGAAGTTTGAACTCAACGTGTCactaagatgagattagataatttgtgtatagtaataaaataatttataaataataatgaaattatttaagttaaaatattttgtaaaattttggaagagaatagataaaaaattaaataaaaaaattataatttaaaaattaaaaagtatttatatttataatacttaaatattaagatgaaatgaCAGGAATTTACCCTCCAAATGAGGCCAAAACCTCCCGAGAAAAACGTTGCAAAAGAGCACTATAAAAGGCAGCACCAGATAGTTAAAAAGGATCctgagaaattattttccatgAAACACGTGACATAGTAACGGTAGACGTAGAGGCAGAATCTTATTAcagtattctttttattttataatcatactttaaaaatgaCATCAATCTTGTGCACTCACGGGAACCACCCGgattttgttttatatgtgcACCAGAATTAGTCAGAATTTTGTTATTGATCATCCGGTGACAATAAAAACACTAGCTATCAATCTATAACAGGATTGTAAAAGGGATATAAATTAAACTCATTCATTAATTTAGAATCTGAGTTATGTTACATAcagttatttttgtatattttttatatattttattgatgtgatttgtaaaaataattattatatattaaaaaaaatgatacaatcaatcacattaataaaatatacaaaaatgactgtacataaaatttttgttataaacCAAACACCAACTTCTAAAAAGGGTTCCGCAAACAATAATATTTGCATACTGATGTGTGGAAAACAAGCTTTGATTGATTTTAATGATGTAAAGAATGATGTTACTCCcatctaggggtgtaaccggtccggtccggtccggttttggataaaatctaggaccgaaccggtatgtaccggttttgtatttttcaaaaccgattacgcaccggttaccctcctaaaccggtacttccagttttaccggtttccggtccggtccggtccggtttttccggttttttttaaaatgtaaatttcacaatttgtcattaaaaatttgtttataaaaaaaaattgatttaaaaaaaactgttttatacttttattaatatattagactatataatagtattaatattagactattggtatagttataagttatatattagtattagttataaacttttagtgatttagtattaacattttatgtaataatttataaattataataagaaattatttcatatatgaatatatatgttatatataaaatttcacataaaaatttataattatacattatatataaaacttatatatattaatatttaatatatataaaatattttgtataaaacttatatataaaaatattattttttattttttttaatgaaccggtccggtccaaaaactCTCAGGATcagaaccggccggtttttacattttaaaaaccggttccggaccggaccggttcaaaaccggtaaaactggtccggtccagtctgatttttcaatttttcggtttgaatttacacccctactgcCATCGAGAGTGggtattgaaaaaaattatagattgtgctttttttaacttaatagttagtatttttttaataagttaatggttttttaatgttttaatatatttaaaaagtgtttaggaaaaaaaattacaccatCCGTAGAAGTTTTGGATGATCTTTCTCGATGGGTGTGGTATTACCCTTGATGCGAATTCAGGTAAAAGAAATTGGGGAGAGGGGGGCAtcatgcttttctttttcttttcttttctttttttttttcaagcggTCAAAAGCGTGCAATTAACATGATTTTCACGTGCGGCTGCCTGTTCAAGACTTGGCAATAGTCTTGACTTCTGAATTACCGAATATTCCCTTCCCTTTTTGACGCAATCAAAATCGTCTAACAAAACGTGAAACcgaagaaataaatataatatacaggTCGGTTTGGGTATTaacatgagataagataaatttagattaaaaataaaaataaaataaaatattattataatattatttttttaataatattattattttaaaattttaaaaaattaaattatttattatattttatataaaaattttaaaaatttagaatgataagataagataaaactatttttataattaaacggGATCATAATAGTTTGAGTGCTTCTCTTGAACAAAggtaacaaaaattaaaaagataggCGTAGtttaaggaatttttttttttgtttttagacattattttattttgaatatatatttttaaaaattttaataagtcACGTGTCACATCAAAATATAAAGTGAGTATTATAAATTAAGGAGTATAATAGCATTACTTTTTACCATATATTATTatcttcatataatttttttataaataggaATCAATGATGTGtataaaatcataattaaaaataataaagatgtATATAATCCTCAAATTCTATCTTCATTAATCTCTCTTCTCcacctcattttttattttctatgaacATGGACTCAAATCTTCAATTGAGCCTGCCTTTTTAAACGCATCTTTCTAGCATTGTCGTTGGGTTGAAATCATGTTtggtgtttggctcttccaatgTAACCTCGCGACTGTtgttgaagaagaaaggaaaaagactcttgattagaaaatataatttttaaaagaaattgcaAATCATTTTGTCAAGGAAAAAATGTTACGCCGTTCACTTTAATGCGTGGAGGAATATAATATATGGTATTTATATGTCAAGATTTTCATCCTGAGAAGATAAAGATcataaagacatttttattacTTCTTCGACTTTGTCCtttgaattatttttcaacGGCTGCGATAGGCAAATTTGTAGggagaaatattataaaagaatcTTACGCCGTACACTTTCATATtactaatatgtaatttattatttttataattttatttaaatatatattaaaatattaaaataaaatgataaaaatgaccgTAGAATTTCCAAAATCCGCGTCAGCGCTTACGTTGCAATATAAGTATGTCTCCGTCCGCACTGCAAGACATGTATGTTCCTTCCCGTGGATTTCAcgatatttattaaaataattattcaaataattataaatgcTCGAAAATCCATCTTTTCTACCGGTCTCCATCCTAAAACTCTAGGGAAGTAGGGATTCCGAGTTTCTTTCGGCGTGAACTGAGCTTCTTAACAAGATGGCTTGTTTTGAAATACTCTTCTTCCGATTTGATAAAAATGGTTTGCAATGTTTGCTGGTCTCTGCCACTGCGGAGGcagtaaacaaataaaaaacaacatgtGAAAGAAACCATTTCATTAGTgataataattcataaaaattgtgCTTGTTTTAAGGATGCATGGATAAAGATtctcccaagtttttttttttttttgtggtctAAAATAGATACAAAGTAAGTCTAATGACCTTAAGTTCAAACTACAACttgaataaatatttgttcCCATATTTGTGAACAAAATCACAATATATGTCATCCTATTAATTAAGTCAAACACATAAATTCTAACATGAATTAGCTTtgattttgattgaaaattcatcccatctcaattcatcaaaATTCTAACTTCTTCCTAATTCTCTGCTATTGTTGATTTCTCACTTATTCGTTGTTGCAATCGGCGCAATTCATCACCATTGTCGTTCTCACTTTCCATTAAGCCCCATGACCATGGGTGAGTGGATGGTCGGAGACCAATCCTCCCGCCACATATCCGAAAGGGGTCATCCGCCCTAACTCGTTTCTACTTAATTTgatgttttcaataaaaattagttGGATTGATCCGACTAACTATTTTGACTCATGTAACACGTTCTTGTATCTTATAAGCACAACGAACAAAATCAACATTGataattataatgaataaaGGTAACCTAACTTGTCAATgcatttataactaaaataatattaaaatcaaacaaaattttcCGAACACAATCAAACACACACAACAACCAAACGATGtttaaatttaagtttaaacctgtaaaaacataatttataatatattcaaagtttgagtaattatatatacaattgtgAGGTGTGTAAACgccgtgtaatcgttttgaaaaatagttatgtatattattaaaaaattaattaattttttcatgtgggttctatattttattttattttatttttcaaaacgattacgcgacgattACACAATTtatagttgtaaatatattttcttttttaataattcttgaATTAGTGGAGGTACTTTGTATCAATTGACAACACTTTGATTTTCACAACACACTTTGAATTAGTCTAGCTtgacttgtttatttttatgacacatcttatttcatctcatatcatctaataattataatttttttaaacttttatataaaataaaataaataatttaattttttaaaatcttaaaatgataataatataaaaaatataatataataatattttatttaatatttaatttttatcacaactcatctcataaataaaaataaacatgtcaAAGGATGAAATCTATCTCTATatgtaaaacagaaaaaaaaaaatattgaattaaatttaaaaaaaaaagagagatgtaTAATCCAGATTCGGTGGGGCCAGACGCCGACGTGGCCGTCGTGATTTTACTGGGGGCGGGCGTTGCCGCGTTAAATTGGGGCTAAGCAGCGATGGCGTCAACCTTTCTTTGTTGTGATGCTTTTAACGTGCCGTGTAAAAGCatcattcttaatattatttatttatttatttatactgtttatgtttttaagttgagataattttagattagttgaattaaatattattttaaaattttaaaattaaattatttattatattttatataaaatttaaaaaaaataaatgaaatgaattttcaaTCAAATTGAGGCTTAGTCGTtttcacactctctctctccactcttTAACGCCTAGGTAGGAGGCAACTGCATCCAAATATCTGCAACATGTACAGAACAAAAAGCAT
Protein-coding sequences here:
- the LOC108979657 gene encoding protein TRANSPARENT TESTA 9 — encoded protein: MWRSFWRSRDRFSLDELRYLTEQLAKVQIVNEVNKDFVIEALRSIAELITYGDQHDSSFFEFFMEKQVMGEFVRVLKISRTVTVSLQLLQTISIMIQNLKGEHAIYYMFSNEHMNYLITYSFDFGNEELLSYYISFLRAISGKLNKNTISLLVKTQNDEVVSFPLYVEAIRYAFHEENMIRTAVRALTLNVYHVGDDGVNTYVTSAIHADYFSNLVTFFHKQCITLTGLVSGAVKNPGHDSTSTILAAVDEIEDNLYYFSDVISAGIPDVGRLITDNILQLLIFPLLLPSLRIEVVDELQIGAVTSLYLICCILHIVKIKDLANTIAAALFFPVEAFKHNSESKLNGYMPGPGFIHESQPPGDENLNEVDTGHLTVDVANLSSSSHIHAAVIAQNGCIGSHLCLREALLFCLSSGDDALVLGCLGLLSTLLQTKELDESMLDALGILPQRKQHKKLLLQALVGEGSGEEQLFSSESRSIRDGIGSELDGYLQKLKEQYGVLYSSPEVETSPRVHRFQVLDALVNLFCRSNISAETLWDGGWLLRQLLPYSEAEFNSHHLNLLRGSYKNCSSALQQEIRGLWPDLLITVLCDEWKKCKRAIEASSPQKEPKCILFPSQKSYYDDVIPSESSFAAGERMCKLVKVFVLLHQLQIFSLGRALPDQPPIFPPANFPEISRAKTAGLDASGPKLGTELRLADAVPCRIAFERGKERHFCFLAISVGATGWLVLAEELPLKHHFGVVRVAAPLAGSNPKIDDKYSRWLHLRIRPSTLPFLDPIKSGAHGKVKAKALVDGRWTLAFRDEESCKSALSMILDETKRQSDEVERRLKPLFDLEKSVESSKLSVSRPQASSSGETPLNSC